The segment AATTTCGATATCCGTTGCTTGACCGCTTGCACCGCCAGAAGGCTGGTGAATCATCACACGCGCATTCGGGGTGATGTAACGCTTATCACCTGCCGTTAGAAGCAGCGAACCCATAGAGCACGCTTGCCCTACACATAAAGTGTGAATTTCAGGTTTGATATACTGCATGGTATCATAGATAGACATACCCGCAGTCACCACGCCGCCGGGCGAGTTGATATACATAGAGATCGGCTTATCCGGATTCTCAGATTCCAAGAATAGAAGCTGCGCCACAATGACGGAAGCCATATGGTCTTCCACCTGACCGGTTAAAAAGATAATACGCTCACGCAAGAGACGAGAGTAAATATCAAAGCTACGCTCACCTCGCGCGCTTTGTTCAACTACCATTGGCACTAGGCCACTTGCTTCAGTATCGTCCAGATGTTGCATGACAACTCCCTTATGTTTCTCTTATAAGCTTAAGCTAGCGCCCTAATGTTTAAGAAACTACTAATTATGCCGATTTTTTCTTAGAGGCAGTTTTTGTTTTAGCAGCGGGTTTCTTTTTCGCCGCAGTTTCCTTCTTATCCGTCGATTTTTTAGCTGCCGGCTTCTTTTTTGCCTTCGCACCCTCTTCTTCATCATCCTTAATAAGATCTTCGATAGAAACCTTCTTATCAGTGACTTTTACTTTATCGAGAATGAAATCAACGGCTTTATCTTCAATGATCGGACCGCGAAGCTCTTCCATATTTTCAGGATTCTTCTGATAATACTCAAAAACCATCTGTTCTTGACCTTGGAATTGACGCGCATGCTCCATAATCGCACCGCTTAACTCTTCTTGAGTTACTTGCAGATCATTCTGACGACCAATGTCAGATAGGTAGAGACCTAAACGCACACGACGCTCGGCAATCTCTTCATATTCAGCACGAAGTTCTTTCTCTGGCTTATCGAGGAATGCCTCATCACCTTGATTCTTCGCTTCTTCAATACGAGACCAAATCGCTTCAAACTCAGCATCAACCATGCTTTTCGGCGCTTCAAATTTGCATACAGGGTCTAGCGCATCAAAAAGCGCTTTCTTCAATTTCGTGCGAGACACATTGTCATAATCTTTGCTCATTTGACCTTTGATCGCTTCTTTAAGCTTATCAAGGCTTTCCATGCCCATCTCTTTAGCGAACTCATCGTCAATCTTCACCGCTTCCGCACCAAGCACTTCATGCACCTGAACTTCGAAGACGGCATCTTTGCCTTTGAGGTCTTCAGAGTGATACTCATCTGGGAACTTAACATTCACCTTCAAATCGTCACCGGCTTTAGCACCAATGAGTTGCTCTTCAAAACCAGGAATGAATTGACCAGCGCCAAGCTCAAGTGTGTGACCTTTAGCCTCACCGCCTTGGAATGCTTCATCACCGACAAAGCCCTTAAAGTCGATAAGCACTGCGTCGCCATTTTTGGCTTTGGTCGCATCAGGCTTCTTATTATAGCTCTTACGGTGTCCAGCCAAACGGTCTAGACCTTCCTGAACATCAGATTCAGGCAGCTCG is part of the Rickettsiales bacterium genome and harbors:
- a CDS encoding ATP-dependent Clp protease proteolytic subunit codes for the protein MQHLDDTEASGLVPMVVEQSARGERSFDIYSRLLRERIIFLTGQVEDHMASVIVAQLLFLESENPDKPISMYINSPGGVVTAGMSIYDTMQYIKPEIHTLCVGQACSMGSLLLTAGDKRYITPNARVMIHQPSGGASGQATDIEIHTKEILDLKKRLNNVYVKHTGQKLAVIEKAMERDNFMSAEKAKEFGLVDEIVEQRGDVAE
- the tig gene encoding trigger factor; this encodes MQVKELKNEKLEREYSVTITAKDIEAKVDEQLLVVGQQAKIPGFRPGKIPAKVLKQRYGKSVMGEVLEKTVQEKTGEVLKEKDERPAMRPKVEIVSFDEGKDLEFTIAYEVLPDVPKVDLSKVSLEKLTYELPESDVQEGLDRLAGHRKSYNKKPDATKAKNGDAVLIDFKGFVGDEAFQGGEAKGHTLELGAGQFIPGFEEQLIGAKAGDDLKVNVKFPDEYHSEDLKGKDAVFEVQVHEVLGAEAVKIDDEFAKEMGMESLDKLKEAIKGQMSKDYDNVSRTKLKKALFDALDPVCKFEAPKSMVDAEFEAIWSRIEEAKNQGDEAFLDKPEKELRAEYEEIAERRVRLGLYLSDIGRQNDLQVTQEELSGAIMEHARQFQGQEQMVFEYYQKNPENMEELRGPIIEDKAVDFILDKVKVTDKKVSIEDLIKDDEEEGAKAKKKPAAKKSTDKKETAAKKKPAAKTKTASKKKSA